A window of the Acidithiobacillus thiooxidans ATCC 19377 genome harbors these coding sequences:
- a CDS encoding glycosyltransferase family 2 protein, whose protein sequence is MLERSEKENCNQTVAGNLGVCICTRNRPDELERCLLSVLACGKEVNEIIVSDDSTDTRTAEMIRLKFPVAKYVTGPKKGLGANRNCAIDSASSMYLIFLDDDSEIDPGFVAAVDELVAKDKLNLQNTMVTGNQIEDGVSIKPHDQSFLGFQNVFYQPGEELNTVNIMATVFPRSMLSKVRFDDLLVYGYDEVDVCARCRHYGAVVKYCDKANVYHYPSVVNRDYYSPYTESSRIYVTFKRYYMVDNKRLKSWIFLFIAMAHLLLSRIKHEGFCGIKKSFLIGVKALGYIRENAKSSQCYREYKSFFKNLLRRLI, encoded by the coding sequence ATGTTAGAGAGAAGTGAAAAGGAAAATTGTAATCAGACTGTTGCTGGTAACCTTGGTGTATGCATATGCACCAGAAACAGGCCGGATGAGTTGGAACGATGTCTGTTATCGGTCCTTGCATGTGGTAAAGAAGTCAATGAAATAATTGTTTCTGATGACAGCACAGACACCAGAACTGCGGAAATGATTCGATTGAAGTTTCCTGTTGCAAAATATGTCACTGGTCCAAAAAAAGGGCTTGGTGCTAACCGGAATTGTGCCATTGATAGTGCTAGCAGTATGTATTTAATTTTTCTAGATGATGATTCAGAAATTGATCCTGGATTTGTTGCTGCTGTTGACGAATTGGTAGCCAAAGATAAATTAAATTTACAAAACACAATGGTTACGGGAAATCAGATAGAAGATGGGGTGAGTATAAAGCCGCATGATCAAAGTTTTCTGGGCTTTCAGAATGTATTTTACCAACCTGGAGAAGAGCTTAATACAGTAAATATTATGGCTACCGTTTTCCCTCGTTCCATGTTGAGTAAAGTCCGTTTTGATGACCTGTTGGTGTATGGGTATGACGAGGTAGATGTTTGCGCCAGATGCCGCCATTACGGAGCTGTTGTTAAATATTGCGATAAAGCTAACGTTTACCATTATCCTTCTGTAGTAAATAGAGATTATTATAGTCCATATACTGAATCATCAAGGATTTATGTGACGTTTAAACGCTATTATATGGTGGATAATAAGCGTTTAAAATCGTGGATTTTTCTGTTTATTGCCATGGCGCATTTATTACTATCAAGGATCAAGCATGAAGGATTTTGTGGTATAAAAAAATCATTTTTAATTGGCGTTAAAGCATTGGGCTATATTAGAGAGAATGCCAAATCATCTCAATGCTACAGAGAATATAAATCTTTTTTTAAAAATCTTTTAAGAAGGCTAATATGA
- a CDS encoding glycosyltransferase family 4 protein: MKNVCIITHKLKKGDGQGRVNYEILLAAHSAGYAITLLASECAPEIASLEGVTWIPVPVSGWPTQLLRNQLFALRSWWWLKRTSLVFDLVHANGFITWYPAEINSAHFVHGAWQDSPYNETRTEKGLKKAYHQVFTWINAVLERRSYRQARWVTAVSPNVAEELIGIGVDPKKIIILPNGVDVLEYCPRTAGRELPEFRKMNDVALFAGDLRSSRKNLETVLRALIVARSWHLIVLGYLEHSPYPDMVRDMDLADRVHFMGYREDVTAFLHSVDLLVFPSRYDPWAMIVSESLACAVPVITARTVGASFQIPANGGWILDDPDDYQSIAEFMQGYAQMSLSKRKEMATAARNSAMNLSWEIVSKKYVELYDCMSSNESDNCCHYFNMNSFLGH, from the coding sequence ATGAAAAATGTGTGCATCATTACCCATAAGTTGAAAAAAGGGGACGGTCAGGGGCGAGTTAATTATGAAATTTTGCTGGCGGCCCACTCCGCAGGGTATGCCATTACTCTTCTGGCCAGTGAATGTGCTCCGGAGATAGCTAGTCTGGAGGGTGTGACGTGGATCCCTGTACCTGTCTCGGGCTGGCCTACCCAGTTGTTGCGTAACCAGTTGTTTGCCTTGCGTAGCTGGTGGTGGTTGAAGAGAACATCGCTAGTTTTCGATTTGGTGCATGCGAATGGCTTCATTACCTGGTATCCGGCTGAAATCAATTCAGCGCACTTCGTCCATGGAGCATGGCAAGATTCTCCATACAATGAAACCCGTACTGAAAAGGGGCTCAAGAAGGCATATCATCAGGTATTTACTTGGATAAATGCAGTGTTGGAGCGCCGATCGTATCGACAGGCGCGATGGGTGACTGCAGTGTCTCCGAATGTTGCTGAAGAGTTGATTGGTATTGGTGTTGATCCAAAAAAAATTATTATTTTGCCTAACGGCGTAGATGTTTTGGAATATTGTCCCAGGACTGCTGGACGAGAACTGCCTGAATTTAGGAAGATGAATGATGTGGCCTTATTTGCAGGAGATTTGCGTTCCTCACGAAAAAATCTAGAAACGGTATTGCGTGCTTTAATTGTCGCCAGATCCTGGCACCTGATTGTTCTTGGATATCTCGAGCATAGTCCCTACCCCGATATGGTTCGAGACATGGATCTTGCTGATCGCGTACATTTTATGGGCTATCGCGAAGATGTGACGGCTTTTTTGCATTCCGTCGATCTGCTGGTTTTCCCTTCACGTTATGATCCTTGGGCCATGATTGTTTCTGAATCTCTGGCTTGTGCTGTGCCGGTGATTACCGCCAGAACGGTTGGGGCTTCATTTCAGATCCCCGCTAATGGTGGATGGATTCTTGATGATCCTGACGACTATCAGTCTATTGCAGAGTTTATGCAGGGCTATGCTCAAATGAGCCTTTCAAAGCGCAAGGAAATGGCAACTGCTGCGCGTAATTCGGCCATGAATCTATCGTGGGAAATTGTTTCTAAAAAGTATGTTGAGTTATATGATTGTATGTCATCTAATGAGTCCGATAATTGCTGTCATTATTTTAATATGAACTCTTTTTTGGGCCATTAA
- a CDS encoding GumC family protein, protein MTDHTENMHPSENVDLQRRPSIANNSERMGDEGEKIDLSALLRSLKRHWRLPLGLAGVGAVLAILITLFSVPVFESSGSVYLGNAEKDQAAVSAATEGLSLVPGLVQAPNLETQVQIMQSRQVVERAIVRSGVNVSILNPDQSPVVHFWYWLVSGHSFNIYEHQKTGLRATLAKAVNPDIYGKSLDLKFTKDGHYQIFDDKNLILNGVLDEPAVSPNLRIIIKPDAQGFIPGNNSIYHLTVSSPLAVYKEFAGNISVSQDIKDNGGTPTLSYLIYLSFKNPNPYVSQRFLNSLMLSYLEQTHAWATGQASSTYDYLNGQLEKVRTALATADGKLARYQSHSGLLSVTSNAQAMITQMTNYESQRNALDLKLKNLQQVSSELSGKGGSHVDSYLVTSLNDSVLNSLSEKLVTAQNRKASLATMYTDRAPEIQQLDKEIASIRSAISSVIHNQEVQTQQQLKSLDGAIEQYKGKMGQYPREALQVLSLTRSTEVLGKLYMFLLEKQKEAAISRASTITKNRILDTALVHSVPVSPKASKAVLIGAFLGLLLGLAVVFARFLLHKGFHSDEGILSRYPSIPLFGKLPEYEAFQSVGDSAKIKPIVPSDPRSTYGEALRLLRGKLYLDSGAGNAGKVLMFSSAFQGDGKTTVVSQLAVALAKDGKRALLIDADLRHPQLHSAFDCKQSPGLAEYLAGNAKLEDCTRVMTRFDVPLTCLPSGQTPDSPVELIGKERFAELIDKARSEYDYVLIDTPPFPVLSDGLIIARLVDRLVSVIRVGETPRSAFKEHIQGVAEIGCPQALLINGAPTSQGGVYHYHPRSSVRLDLENRVRSLISQFQRKR, encoded by the coding sequence GAACGTCGATCTGCAACGGCGGCCATCAATTGCCAACAACTCTGAACGTATGGGAGATGAAGGAGAAAAAATTGATCTTTCTGCACTGCTTCGATCGTTGAAAAGACATTGGCGTTTACCCTTGGGACTCGCCGGAGTTGGTGCTGTTCTAGCCATTCTTATTACCCTGTTTTCGGTGCCTGTATTCGAGTCTTCCGGTTCTGTCTATCTGGGTAATGCAGAAAAGGATCAAGCAGCCGTGTCTGCTGCCACGGAAGGTCTGTCACTGGTGCCTGGCCTGGTTCAAGCCCCCAACCTTGAGACTCAGGTCCAGATTATGCAGAGTCGCCAGGTGGTTGAACGGGCCATCGTGCGGTCGGGAGTAAATGTTTCCATTTTAAATCCAGATCAGAGTCCTGTAGTCCATTTTTGGTATTGGCTGGTTAGCGGTCATTCCTTTAATATTTATGAACATCAGAAAACCGGTTTGCGAGCTACGCTTGCAAAAGCCGTAAATCCTGATATCTATGGAAAGTCATTGGATCTGAAATTTACTAAAGATGGTCACTATCAAATTTTCGATGATAAAAATTTGATATTGAACGGTGTGCTTGATGAGCCTGCAGTAAGCCCAAACCTACGTATAATCATTAAACCAGATGCTCAAGGGTTCATTCCTGGTAATAATAGTATTTATCATTTGACAGTCAGCTCGCCTCTGGCTGTTTACAAGGAATTTGCTGGCAATATTTCGGTAAGCCAAGACATTAAGGATAATGGTGGGACACCTACGCTGAGTTATTTGATCTATTTGTCTTTCAAAAATCCCAATCCCTATGTATCCCAAAGGTTCCTGAATAGCCTGATGTTGAGTTATCTGGAACAAACACATGCATGGGCTACGGGTCAAGCGTCATCTACCTATGATTATTTGAATGGACAACTGGAAAAAGTGCGAACCGCTTTGGCAACAGCGGACGGTAAACTGGCTCGCTATCAGAGTCACAGTGGCTTGTTGTCGGTGACTTCGAATGCTCAGGCGATGATCACCCAGATGACCAATTATGAAAGCCAACGCAATGCTCTTGATCTAAAGCTAAAAAATCTTCAACAAGTGTCTTCCGAACTCAGTGGTAAAGGTGGAAGCCATGTTGATTCTTATTTGGTCACTTCGTTGAATGATAGTGTGCTCAATAGCCTTTCTGAAAAATTGGTGACTGCCCAAAACCGCAAGGCTTCATTGGCGACCATGTACACTGACCGCGCCCCGGAAATTCAGCAACTGGATAAGGAAATTGCCTCTATCAGATCTGCGATTAGCAGCGTGATTCATAATCAGGAAGTACAAACACAACAGCAACTCAAGTCGCTGGATGGCGCGATTGAACAATACAAGGGCAAGATGGGGCAATATCCTAGGGAAGCCTTACAGGTTCTGTCTCTCACGCGATCCACGGAAGTGTTAGGCAAATTGTATATGTTCCTGCTCGAAAAACAGAAGGAAGCTGCCATCAGTAGGGCGAGCACGATTACCAAAAATCGCATATTAGATACTGCATTAGTCCATAGTGTTCCGGTTTCACCAAAGGCTTCTAAGGCTGTTCTCATAGGTGCTTTTTTGGGTTTACTCCTTGGTCTCGCTGTAGTCTTTGCGAGGTTTCTCCTGCACAAAGGGTTTCATTCGGATGAAGGAATTCTGAGTAGATATCCTTCGATACCACTATTTGGAAAATTACCAGAATATGAAGCCTTTCAGAGCGTGGGCGATTCAGCAAAAATCAAGCCAATTGTTCCTTCTGATCCTCGTTCCACATATGGAGAGGCGTTGCGTTTGTTGCGCGGGAAGCTTTATCTTGATTCCGGAGCGGGAAATGCAGGCAAGGTATTGATGTTTTCTTCGGCATTCCAGGGAGATGGAAAAACAACTGTGGTCAGTCAGTTGGCCGTGGCTTTAGCGAAAGACGGAAAACGCGCACTGTTGATTGATGCTGATCTCAGGCATCCACAGTTACATTCGGCATTTGATTGCAAACAAAGTCCGGGATTAGCGGAATATCTGGCAGGTAATGCAAAATTGGAGGACTGTACGCGCGTCATGACTAGATTTGATGTACCGCTGACTTGCTTACCCTCTGGTCAAACTCCCGATAGTCCAGTGGAGCTGATTGGCAAGGAGCGTTTTGCTGAACTAATTGATAAAGCTCGTTCCGAGTATGATTATGTACTCATAGATACACCACCGTTTCCTGTGCTGTCTGATGGCCTGATTATCGCCCGGTTGGTCGACCGCTTGGTATCTGTAATTCGCGTCGGTGAAACCCCTCGGTCGGCTTTTAAAGAGCACATACAAGGGGTGGCGGAAATTGGTTGCCCACAGGCCTTGTTAATTAATGGGGCTCCAACCTCTCAGGGAGGGGTGTACCACTATCACCCCAGATCTTCCGTTCGTTTGGATCTGGAGAACCGAGTGCGCAGCCTCATTAGTCAGTTCCAGAGAAAGCGTTGA
- a CDS encoding glycosyltransferase family 2 protein, which translates to MHVSVMIPTYRRPKDLERCLRALGDQYRAADEIIVVARRDDLETHDVLNGDAATSLPLHVVIVDLPGLVTAMNLGLNAAGGDILAITDDDSAPFPDWLQRIEKTFQKDQTLAGVGGRDFIRQNGTLLDDPVRRVGKVLWYGKIIANHHLRIDKAQFVDLLKGVNGAYRLSVLKEIGFDRRLRGRGAQWHWELSLGLSLHQRGWRLLYDPEIRVNHYPGKLFEDRSRDVYNFEEVRNRSHNETLVLLGYLPSINRMVFLTWAILVGTSESYGMIQMLRYVSREKKQALAKFRDNLYGRYMGVRSWLRY; encoded by the coding sequence ATGCATGTGTCTGTGATGATTCCTACCTATCGTCGCCCAAAGGATTTGGAGCGATGCCTGCGTGCCTTGGGTGATCAGTATCGTGCCGCCGATGAAATCATCGTTGTGGCGCGACGTGATGACTTGGAAACCCATGACGTGCTTAATGGTGATGCAGCAACATCCCTGCCACTGCATGTGGTCATCGTGGATCTTCCTGGGCTTGTTACGGCGATGAACCTGGGTCTGAATGCAGCAGGTGGGGATATACTGGCGATTACTGACGACGATTCGGCACCTTTTCCGGATTGGTTACAGCGTATCGAGAAAACTTTTCAAAAAGATCAAACGCTTGCTGGTGTTGGCGGACGGGACTTTATTCGTCAAAATGGTACGCTGCTAGATGACCCGGTTCGTCGCGTTGGGAAAGTATTGTGGTATGGAAAGATTATTGCCAATCATCATTTACGTATAGACAAGGCACAATTTGTCGATTTGCTGAAAGGAGTCAATGGTGCTTATCGTTTGTCTGTATTGAAAGAGATTGGTTTTGACCGACGCTTGCGTGGAAGGGGTGCGCAATGGCACTGGGAACTTTCTCTGGGTCTGAGTTTGCACCAAAGAGGCTGGCGCCTGCTGTATGATCCGGAAATACGAGTAAACCACTATCCGGGAAAACTTTTTGAGGATCGTTCAAGAGATGTTTATAATTTCGAAGAAGTGCGTAATCGTTCTCATAATGAAACCCTGGTGTTGCTAGGTTATTTGCCAAGCATTAACCGAATGGTGTTTCTGACTTGGGCCATCCTGGTCGGGACCAGTGAAAGTTACGGAATGATACAAATGCTGCGCTATGTTTCGAGAGAAAAAAAACAGGCACTTGCCAAGTTTCGGGATAACCTGTATGGCCGTTACATGGGGGTACGTTCTTGGCTACGATATTGA
- a CDS encoding glycosyltransferase — MRINVLINGGNRPRDMERMLSALMAQTRKLDALFILIHPRDTETADLLKNILGSAIPYTLIYKDQSGPIAAMLKTLHLMSCDVVAFTHDDAAPRPDWLARIESLFACMPEMAGVGGRDLPVSSNFENTPYCDVMGRVTWYGKIYANHHLPCSSARKVDSLSGVNAAYRHDILMATGLNQRLQWQQDTVWFWELALGMALKKQGVKQWYDPDMVVEHFPGKLFSDQKDGYWSASTRKRAQNETYILLKYLSMFGRFACMVYVLMVGSRDSYGLLQVMRYLPREGSLAFRKILDALRGRYNGMQTWMFPDNPIPHQMIKE; from the coding sequence ATGAGAATCAATGTTTTGATAAATGGTGGAAACAGGCCTCGGGATATGGAAAGGATGCTGTCGGCATTGATGGCGCAAACTCGCAAGCTTGATGCGTTGTTCATCTTGATTCATCCCCGTGATACCGAAACTGCTGATTTGCTGAAAAACATACTTGGTTCAGCTATCCCTTATACCCTGATCTACAAAGATCAATCTGGCCCTATTGCGGCCATGCTGAAAACTTTACATTTGATGTCTTGTGATGTGGTCGCCTTCACGCACGATGATGCTGCGCCTCGGCCGGATTGGTTGGCGAGGATAGAGAGTCTTTTTGCTTGTATGCCCGAGATGGCGGGTGTGGGAGGAAGAGATTTGCCGGTGTCTTCTAACTTTGAAAATACGCCTTACTGCGATGTGATGGGCAGGGTTACCTGGTATGGAAAAATTTACGCAAATCATCATTTACCCTGTTCGAGTGCCCGTAAAGTTGATTCTCTTTCCGGGGTTAATGCGGCTTATCGTCATGATATTCTGATGGCTACAGGTCTAAATCAGCGTTTGCAATGGCAACAGGATACAGTATGGTTTTGGGAGCTGGCGCTGGGCATGGCACTCAAAAAACAAGGTGTTAAGCAATGGTATGATCCCGACATGGTGGTAGAACATTTCCCCGGCAAACTGTTTTCTGATCAGAAGGATGGTTACTGGTCTGCCTCGACTCGCAAACGGGCGCAAAATGAAACATATATTCTTCTGAAATACCTGAGCATGTTCGGACGCTTCGCTTGTATGGTGTACGTTCTTATGGTTGGCAGCCGGGACAGCTATGGTTTGCTGCAAGTAATGCGCTATTTGCCCAGAGAAGGGAGCTTGGCCTTCCGTAAGATTCTGGATGCCTTGCGTGGACGCTATAATGGTATGCAGACATGGATGTTCCCTGACAACCCAATTCCGCACCAAATGATAAAGGAATAA
- a CDS encoding oligosaccharide flippase family protein, with product MAASLKLNTLYNLMGSLLPIVVSLVTVPLYLRLIGVDGYGVLAIVWLFLGYFGVFDLGLGMASANQFSKLSNHKEMASVFWTGVWTNLVLGIIGAGVLFFLGDYLFEHLFKMSNEMHASVVGALPWLALAVPVITVSGIFSGVIDGRQKFLMLNALGVASTFFLQVLPLLTAYLHGPNLTWIIAVTVLSRLLFGALPMGVVAIRILGAAKPELPQWHWVKKLLGYGGWTTISSMVVPITGAMDKFMLGSMVGPAAVTFFALPERLARQGAIVPGAVTRALFPKLSAGNEYDAREITLHSLDLLLLIQTPLICALILVLQPFLGIWVGWSVAEKAGPVGLIIAATIWIVGLNYFPSMLLQARGRPDIAAKLRILELLPYFLVLWTAIHYLGLIGGGIGLLFVSVLDMIFLFFGAGLPVFMNKIFWQSVAWIFIAEFLAWSFYKAEMAWYFFSTLLIILSIIWVGYVSPELRNTVFIWVGKVAGNKFKEVQK from the coding sequence ATGGCTGCTAGCCTAAAACTTAACACTTTATATAACTTGATGGGCAGTTTGTTGCCTATTGTGGTTTCACTGGTAACGGTCCCTTTGTATTTGCGGCTAATAGGTGTGGATGGATATGGAGTGCTGGCGATAGTTTGGTTGTTTCTGGGCTACTTTGGGGTTTTTGATCTTGGGTTGGGCATGGCATCAGCTAACCAGTTTTCAAAACTCTCTAATCACAAAGAGATGGCCAGCGTTTTCTGGACAGGGGTATGGACTAACCTGGTATTGGGGATAATAGGTGCGGGAGTCCTTTTTTTTCTGGGAGACTATTTATTCGAACACCTGTTTAAAATGTCCAACGAGATGCACGCATCGGTAGTGGGTGCCTTACCTTGGCTGGCGCTGGCGGTTCCTGTAATAACAGTAAGCGGAATTTTTTCCGGAGTAATAGATGGCCGCCAAAAATTTTTGATGCTCAATGCACTGGGTGTAGCAAGTACCTTTTTTTTGCAAGTCCTGCCGTTATTGACAGCCTATCTCCACGGCCCCAATTTGACATGGATTATTGCTGTGACGGTACTATCCAGGTTGTTGTTTGGTGCGTTGCCGATGGGCGTTGTAGCTATCCGGATTCTTGGGGCGGCCAAGCCTGAGTTACCTCAGTGGCACTGGGTAAAAAAGTTGTTGGGATATGGAGGTTGGACCACTATTTCAAGTATGGTGGTGCCGATAACTGGTGCCATGGACAAATTCATGCTTGGGAGTATGGTGGGTCCAGCTGCTGTTACTTTTTTTGCCCTTCCAGAGCGTCTGGCGCGTCAAGGTGCCATAGTTCCTGGCGCAGTTACCCGTGCATTGTTTCCTAAGTTGTCGGCTGGGAATGAATATGATGCACGAGAAATTACCTTACATTCCTTGGACCTCTTGCTCCTTATTCAGACGCCGTTGATTTGTGCCCTCATTCTTGTTTTGCAGCCTTTTCTCGGCATTTGGGTGGGCTGGTCGGTAGCAGAAAAAGCCGGGCCGGTTGGATTGATCATCGCTGCAACAATCTGGATAGTCGGCTTGAATTACTTCCCCTCCATGTTGTTGCAAGCACGTGGACGCCCGGATATAGCAGCAAAATTACGTATTTTGGAGTTGCTTCCATATTTTTTGGTGCTGTGGACAGCTATTCATTATTTAGGCTTGATTGGAGGAGGTATTGGGTTATTATTTGTATCTGTTCTGGATATGATTTTTTTGTTTTTTGGGGCTGGACTTCCTGTGTTCATGAACAAAATATTTTGGCAATCAGTGGCATGGATTTTTATTGCTGAATTTTTGGCTTGGAGTTTTTATAAAGCAGAGATGGCTTGGTACTTTTTTTCAACCTTGCTGATTATTCTTTCTATAATTTGGGTAGGATATGTTTCCCCTGAATTGAGAAATACGGTATTTATATGGGTTGGAAAAGTTGCTGGAAATAAATTCAAAGAGGTACAAAAATGA
- a CDS encoding glycosyltransferase family 4 protein, with amino-acid sequence MTEDKLGSDLHGSKKMRILHITNHVLEVGNGIVNVAVDLACSQSALGHDVFYASGGGEYERLLDCHGVKHHSMSFSKSLIGFPKMLVNLEWVIQQTRPDIIHAHMMTGALLAKLLRIRRRYRLITHVHNEFQKSARIMSVGDAVIAVSDAVCRSMIGRGIPARKLHVVRNGTINSPRMQGVEAKPLVHPAIVTVAGMYERKGIRDLIAAFANLPADLPSYLYIVGEGPDRAVFEEMARNSSRKDHIFFEGFQPQPHSYLKSADIFVLASRKDPFPLVVLEARENACAIIASDVDGIPEALEGGKAGQLFTAGDVTDLSNHLYRFLCDQNLREQFAKRACTGIEWLTVQRMTQETLTLYQRVLQS; translated from the coding sequence ATGACTGAGGATAAACTCGGTAGCGATCTGCACGGGAGTAAAAAAATGCGGATCTTGCATATCACTAATCACGTCCTCGAGGTCGGTAATGGTATCGTAAACGTTGCTGTTGACTTGGCCTGCTCACAAAGTGCGCTTGGGCATGATGTTTTTTATGCCTCCGGCGGTGGAGAATATGAAAGGCTTCTGGATTGCCATGGGGTGAAGCACCATTCTATGAGTTTTAGCAAGTCATTGATTGGTTTTCCTAAAATGCTCGTTAATCTAGAATGGGTTATACAGCAAACCCGTCCCGATATCATCCATGCCCATATGATGACAGGAGCCCTGCTTGCAAAATTACTGCGAATACGTAGGCGCTACCGGTTGATTACCCATGTGCATAATGAATTTCAAAAAAGTGCGCGAATTATGTCTGTCGGTGATGCGGTAATTGCAGTCAGTGATGCAGTCTGTCGTTCCATGATAGGGCGCGGAATACCAGCCAGAAAATTGCATGTGGTCCGTAATGGCACAATCAATAGCCCCCGTATGCAAGGAGTCGAAGCCAAGCCGTTGGTTCATCCGGCCATTGTTACGGTTGCCGGGATGTATGAAAGGAAAGGTATTCGCGATCTGATAGCCGCTTTTGCAAACTTGCCTGCGGACCTCCCCAGCTATTTGTATATTGTTGGAGAGGGGCCAGATCGTGCGGTTTTTGAGGAGATGGCAAGAAACAGTTCACGTAAGGACCACATTTTTTTTGAAGGCTTCCAGCCTCAGCCGCACTCTTATTTGAAAAGTGCGGATATTTTTGTTCTCGCTTCCCGCAAAGATCCTTTTCCGCTGGTTGTTCTGGAGGCGAGAGAAAATGCCTGTGCCATTATTGCCAGTGATGTGGATGGTATTCCTGAGGCTTTGGAAGGTGGAAAAGCGGGACAGTTGTTTACTGCCGGAGATGTCACTGATTTGAGTAATCACTTGTATCGATTTTTGTGCGATCAGAATTTGCGCGAACAATTTGCCAAACGTGCATGCACTGGTATTGAATGGCTCACCGTTCAACGCATGACCCAAGAAACTCTGACTTTGTATCAACGAGTTCTGCAGTCATGA